GCCTGGGTCAGGATGTTCGACACCTCAATctgcatcagagagaaaggacTATTTAGGACCTCCAGACTTGACACCTTCCAGACAATTCATTAAAAACAATTTAGGACTTTCAGACTATCCAGAtattttctttgtgtgtgtgtgaatttttCACCCCACATttaaactgaacaaaaaaatataaaaacgcaacCTACAACAATTtctaccatttgcctcatgctgcACGACATCTTCACatatagttgatcaggctgttgattgtggcctgtggaatgttgtcccacttttcaattgctgtgcgaagttgctggatattggcgtgaactggaacacgctgtcatataCGTCGagccagagcatcccaaacatgctcaatgggtgaccttTCCGGTTTAGAATGCAGGAGGTGatgtggcggatgaatggcacgacaatgggtctcaggatctcatcgcggtatctctatgcattcaaattgccatcaataaaatgtaattgtgttcgttgtccgtagcttatgcctgcccatactataaccccactgccaccatggggcactgtgttcacaacgttgacatcagcaaaccgctcacctaCACAATGCCAGACACGTGTTCTGTgtttgtgaggctggttggacatattgacaaattctctgaaacgacgttggaggcgggttatggtagagaaattaacattcaattcccaGGTAACAGTTCAGGTGGAatttcctgtagtcagcatgccaattgcacgctcaaaacatgagacatctgtggcattgtgttgtgtgacaaaactgcacatttgagtgactgtttgtccccagcacaaggtgcacctgtgtagtgatcatgctgtttaatcagcttcttgatatgccacacctgtcaggtggatggattatcttggcaaaggagaaatgctcactaacagggatgtaaacaaatttgtaaaCATCATTTTAGAGGAGAGccttgtgtgtatggaacatctctgggatcttttatttcagttcatgaaacatgagaccttCACATGTTGCGTATTTCTTTTTCAGTGTACATTTTAGTAATGTAGCAGggtgctcttatccagagtgattagtaagtacatttccctcactaaagTAGCTGTCAGCAAAGTCCGAGCTACTAACAAAAGCTACTAAAAAATGTTTAAGTAAGGTCAGAGTGTTAGTTCAAGAAAGGCCTAtgtgagcttcgactggaagccattGGAGTGTGCAGAAAGAGTGGGGTGACAcaggagaacttgggaaggttgaatacCAGGCTGACTGCAGCGTTCTGGagaagttgcaggggtttgatgagcccagccaacagtgagttggcatagtccagacaggagatgccaagtgcctggattaggacatgcacctcttcctgtgtgaggtagggtcgtactctacagatgttgtagagcatgaacctgtaGGAgcaagtcactgctttgatgtttccAGAGAACAGGGTGTTTTCtagggtcacgccaaggttctttgcactctagAATGGGGACACCGTGGACTTGTCAAGCGTGATGGAGATGTCTTTTAGCGGGCAGGCTTTCCCTGGGAGGTAGATCAGTTccgtcttgtcgaggttgagcttgaggtggtgggccaacatctaaactgagatatctgccaggcacacaTAGATGGTTGTTGCCACCTGGGTGTCATTGCCtggcaatgataggagagaccatgtgaggatatgactgGGCAGAGTGACTTGGTGTACATAGAGAAGTGGTtctagaaccgagccctggggacaccagtcaTGAGACTAAGTgttgcagacacagatcctctccagatcacctggtaggagcggcttgccaggtaggatgcaatccaagagtgtgcagaccctgagacacccagccctgagagggtggagaggaggatatgaTGGTTCACGGTGTCAAAGGTAGTGGATAGGAGGATTGAGAACATAGGATAGATATTTAACTTTGACAGTGGGGAGAGCCTCTGTGACTAGTTAGGTTCAAGAAGattgttctgagagagatagcttGAGAGTTGTTCAGAGACGGCAACCtcaaaagaaagaagggataccagTCTGAAGTTTGACGTCAGAGGAGtcaagtgttggtttcttgaggaagGGAGTGACACaggccattttgaagtcagaggggaaGCAGCTtttggtcagggatgagttgatgagggaagtgaggaatgagAGAAGGTGTCCAGAGATGGTCTGAAGGAGGGGGATGGGGTCGAGCGGGTTGTCGGACCTGACTAgtcgcaagatttcatctggagagagtgcggagaaagaggtcaaggcgtagggtagttctgtatgatggggatgaggagtgATTGCcttcaaccttcttttcaaagagGTTGACAGAGTTGTCTGCAGAGAAGGAGAATGGAGGATTAAGTAGGGAGCAGAAGGTGGAAACTATTTTCTAGatttagaggcagaagcttgagtGATTTTGAGTGacagaaagtggctttagcagcagatagagagggagagaaggtggagaggagggagtggaaggatgATAGGTCCTCTGGAAGTCTAGTGACCATCTGAGTAGGGGCTGGAGGAAAAGGAGACAGAAAAGGCAACAACGTAGTGATCAGAGACTTGGAGGCGGTTGCTGTCAGATTTGTAGGCGAACAGCCTCTactaaagatgaggtcaagcgtattgcctgctttgtgagtgggaggggactgagaaagggtgaggtcaaaaggggCAAGGAGTTGGAAAGATGGAGTTGGAAAGAAATGAGTTAAAGGCAGACGTTGCGAGGTTGAAGTCGGCAAATACGAACAGCGGTGAGCCATCGTCAGGAATTTAGTTTATCAAGGTGCCAAGCTCATTGAGAAACTCTTAAGGGCACCTAGTGGGCAATAGACGACAacaatgttaagcttgagtggacaagtgacagcatgagaagaaaagagagcagctggagtagcagtgttctctggagtgatccATGTCTCCATCAGGGCCCAAAAGTAAAAGGACTGAACGGCAGCATAGGATGAGATCAACTCGGCGTACTGGACCAACGATCAGCCGTTCCAAATGTTGCCAGAGACCAGGAATTCCACATGAGTTGTGTGTGCAGGGTACACTAAATTAGAAGGGTTTCCAGCCAAGGGCTGTGGAGCGTCTGTAAggcctacagggagaggagcgAGCTGGGATAGAACACACACAGTTGCCAAAGCTACAAAAGAGCAAAACGATATCACCTGAAAATAACTAGGTAAGATACTCAAGTGAGAGTGGTGTGAAGCTTTCCTCTCATACTATTCAGACTACACAGGACGTTCAAACTAGTTGGGACTTTCGGCCCTATAGTATTATTCAGGCAATACATTATAGTATGAGCTAAtcgaggaggaggagatggaaagggtgaggaagaggatgaggacgTGCATGAGAACAAGTACAAGGACGACCACaaggagggggaagggaaggaggacagTGATTGGAGGTGGTACCTACCTGTTGTCCTGTGACCAGATAGATGCAGCCTTCTCTGCTGTAGGCCACCTGTCGACACAGGTGATCCAGCACCAGCAGCTCACTCCAACAGCTCTGCAGCAGCACCATCTGGTCCTCCACCTAAAGGAGTAACCACAGGATACTGGTCAGTTCACTTCTCAATGCAGTCGATTCAGGAAGTGAATTGAAAGTGTCCCATTGTTTTCTATgaggataatgtgtgtgtgtgtgtgtctttatgacCTTAAGCTCCTTGAAGAGAGCACTGTTCCTGGCCCATTCCACAAGCCCAAACAGAGTCTGGTCGGCCATTTTACACATGATACTGAAGGTGTTGAGGCGGTCGTGTTTCCCACGGCTTGCTTGCTCTCTCTGCAGGCTGGCCAGCACCTTGGCACACAGCTGGCGCTCATCCGGCTCACCCTCCAGAAGCTGGGCCAGGAAGCTAGGTATGGGAGCAGTCAACAtggaggttaaggtcagggttggGGTGGAGCTCGGGGTGGTTGTGGGCGTGGTGAGTAACCCTTTAGGTGTGGGCGGGGTTGGAGGTGCCGGGCCATAGCTGTGAGGAATCATCTCACTTTTCTCCTGGTGGTATCCTGATCCCCCTCCATGGGAGGAACGGTGGTACACTTCAGGGTAAGCCAGGGATGGGGGAGGAGCTAGAGCCCTCCTGTCCCGGTTCAAGGTGCAGTCCAGAAGCATGGGGTGGAGCTCTGAATGGCCCAGATTAGAGGGGTAGGCCTGCGATTGGTGGAAATTGTCAGAAGGAAGGGGTGCCGATGTGTGACTGGACATCAGGTGAATGTTGTTTGAAACGGAAGGCTGATGTGTTTGTGCACTTTCCAgtttgatcctgtagggggtggtGTTGTGCTGCTGGTGGCGGTAGACCCCTCTCTGCTGTTTCATCTGCCTGTCTCGTCGATACAGAGGGCCAAACTTGTTCCGGCCACCTCTCATTCGGTCTGCCCTTACCGCTTTAGGACCAGAGAGTAACATACAGTAGAGGTATGAGTATACTGACACTATAATGAAGAGTGTAACATGAGTACATTAAAACTATATTTAATAAAAGGTTACATGTGAGTGTATTGACACTAACAAATGAAGAGAGAGTAACAGGAGTAACAATCCTGCCAGGAGGGCTCATTGGGCAGGGTATGCATATGTTCGGGGAATATTCAAATGGTTCCAACTCCCATTGTGCCAGCACTGCCAGGTAAGCTCAAACAAACTCAGCAAATTTATTTGAAAAGACAACCAAATActacttgaacccaggtctgatgtcAGCATGTTTTAGTGTACACTATCTGGGTCAGTTCTGGTTTATGAGTCCACAGATAAGTCATATGAGGGAGCAGAACGTGGAAGGGTATCAGTGGAAGTGAAGGTAAGGCATTATGCAAACTAGCACAGAGGAGATTTCCACAGGTACACATAATGGGAACAGTTCAGTACATGAGTGATAAAGTAGATTGAAAGCCGGGGCTTTCACATAGGTGTGTTTCCTGAATGAACGAAtaaagcaattaacatcccatcatgcttacgGTCATATATAATCATTCTGGGCATGCCATTACTTTGGCTATCATGGTT
The sequence above is a segment of the Oncorhynchus gorbuscha isolate QuinsamMale2020 ecotype Even-year linkage group LG16, OgorEven_v1.0, whole genome shotgun sequence genome. Coding sequences within it:
- the nr5a5 gene encoding nuclear receptor subfamily 5, group A, member 5 isoform X3; its protein translation is MNPSQRKRCPYCRFQKCLAVGMKREAVRADRMRGGRNKFGPLYRRDRQMKQQRGVYRHQQHNTTPYRIKLESAQTHQPSVSNNIHLMSSHTSAPLPSDNFHQSQAYPSNLGHSELHPMLLDCTLNRDRRALAPPPSLAYPEVYHRSSHGGGSGYHQEKSEMIPHSYGPAPPTPPTPKGLLTTPTTTPSSTPTLTLTSMLTAPIPSFLAQLLEGEPDERQLCAKVLASLQREQASRGKHDRLNTFSIMCKMADQTLFGLVEWARNSALFKELKVEDQMVLLQSCWSELLVLDHLCRQVAYSREGCIYLVTGQQIEVSNILTQAGVTLTSLVSRTQDLVVKLKALHLDTQEFVCLKYLVLFNPDVKSVQDRGQVERTQERVNHTLMDHTLYTHPGHTDKFGQLLLRLPEVRSISLQVEEYLYQRHLQGDLPCNSLLTEMLHAKHS
- the nr5a5 gene encoding nuclear receptor subfamily 5, group A, member 5 isoform X1, with translation MPSYLQHLLTAQEFLQEGLHSPGCDRSSTQELKTEPGTRPDQVEVCPVCGDKVSGYHYGLLTCESCKGFFKRSVQNNKRYTCAERQSCPMNPSQRKRCPYCRFQKCLAVGMKREAVRADRMRGGRNKFGPLYRRDRQMKQQRGVYRHQQHNTTPYRIKLESAQTHQPSVSNNIHLMSSHTSAPLPSDNFHQSQAYPSNLGHSELHPMLLDCTLNRDRRALAPPPSLAYPEVYHRSSHGGGSGYHQEKSEMIPHSYGPAPPTPPTPKGLLTTPTTTPSSTPTLTLTSMLTAPIPSFLAQLLEGEPDERQLCAKVLASLQREQASRGKHDRLNTFSIMCKMADQTLFGLVEWARNSALFKELKVEDQMVLLQSCWSELLVLDHLCRQVAYSREGCIYLVTGQQIEVSNILTQAGVTLTSLVSRTQDLVVKLKALHLDTQEFVCLKYLVLFNPDVKSVQDRGQVERTQERVNHTLMDHTLYTHPGHTDKFGQLLLRLPEVRSISLQVEEYLYQRHLQGDLPCNSLLTEMLHAKHS
- the nr5a5 gene encoding nuclear receptor subfamily 5, group A, member 5 isoform X2, which codes for MYVPQGHFHAGQAQPLGMLSLAGSSTSQELKTEPGTRPDQVEVCPVCGDKVSGYHYGLLTCESCKGFFKRSVQNNKRYTCAERQSCPMNPSQRKRCPYCRFQKCLAVGMKREAVRADRMRGGRNKFGPLYRRDRQMKQQRGVYRHQQHNTTPYRIKLESAQTHQPSVSNNIHLMSSHTSAPLPSDNFHQSQAYPSNLGHSELHPMLLDCTLNRDRRALAPPPSLAYPEVYHRSSHGGGSGYHQEKSEMIPHSYGPAPPTPPTPKGLLTTPTTTPSSTPTLTLTSMLTAPIPSFLAQLLEGEPDERQLCAKVLASLQREQASRGKHDRLNTFSIMCKMADQTLFGLVEWARNSALFKELKVEDQMVLLQSCWSELLVLDHLCRQVAYSREGCIYLVTGQQIEVSNILTQAGVTLTSLVSRTQDLVVKLKALHLDTQEFVCLKYLVLFNPDVKSVQDRGQVERTQERVNHTLMDHTLYTHPGHTDKFGQLLLRLPEVRSISLQVEEYLYQRHLQGDLPCNSLLTEMLHAKHS